TATTACTTAGAACAGGATTTTGCATGTCAAACAGGGTTTTTGATGACAGCTTGCccatactatttttttgcacagcAAAAACTGGATAATGATAACATGATTGACAtgtaataaatatgttaaagCTTATATTCAAGTAACACTTTCAGCCCTAATTAGACATGGTACAGTTGCAGACCTCacattatttagtatttaaaggaaaatgttaCTCGTTAATATTCTACATTAGTATGCTTGGCATCTCTACGTCACTCAACATCAATgctattttggggaaaaaaatgctgcctgGTTGGAAAACTTGTTTGTCTTGTTGAGCATAAATGTCACAGGATGTCACTTTATTGTGAATTACTGTGGCCTTTCTTTAAACTTTGCATCaattttcatgtctttatttgatCCTTTTCACAGCATAGACAGATATTATCATCAGTCATTGGGCCTCATGCCAGAAATgatatataaacaaaattttTCTTATGTTCGCTCCTATCCACGATTTGTTCTTATTACGTTAGtatcaattctttttttttgattcgccaatgttttcttacttttgctCTTCTCTTAGGCAAGACAACATTTTATGAGTGGTTGAGAGCAATCTTGCCAATTCAAGAGAATATCTTGTTTTTGAAGGCCACAAATTGATGCCCAACGCaaggaaaaataacttttacaagttaggaacattttaaataatgcatcaatatcataaaatcaaatttagatgACGTTTTAAGAGTAATTACAATAATTGGATTATTACATGTCAGGGCTACTTTACTTGGTTCATTAAcccaattactgtaatttcagttactgtacACCCCTCTTCTGACAAGTGCAggaatgtaactgagtacatttattcaagtagtGCACTTAAGTGTAAATCTGAGGAACTTTACTGGAGTATTTCAATCTCATGTCACTTTCCACATCTACTCCACTACAcctcagaggcaaatattgtactttttactccactactatCATTAGACAACTACTTTAcacattaagatttttgcacacaaacagtatgtaaatatacaagtgcagctgaaacaattagtcaattattttgaaaattaattggcaactatttttatcattgtataagtcatttttcatgcaaaaaagcATTTAATCATTCCAGCTTCTCGTGTATACTATATGTAAATTCCTCCCTTTCTTTGAATACTTCTATACTTACTTTTATTACTTAATTTTAATACTTCAGTACATTTCCCTGAAATTGCATTTACTTTGTTTAGGCTTATTTAACAATAGACCTATGTCAATTTCACAAGTGCAGAAGttcttttttggtgtcatgtctgTGCacaaacctgcccttatatagcCTTAAGGGAgtgttacctgtgctaacagATGACTGATGAttagtgggattcatcattgagcacacctggtcagagcagatttggatgctTAAGAACATTTGATGCATCTGtagttgacttctcttatattttctcttactagtaaattaagagaaaacataggagagggagagagagattgttACTGCATCAGCTTGTTTGTTGTGTGGCTAGGTCTCAGTGAGAAGCTTCTCCTCAAGCCAAAGGCTGGCAGATCCCTGCAGACAGAAAGAGTCCCAAGAAGCAGAGGTGAGACCAAACATCACATCCCTGCATGCTGTTTTCCTTTAAGTTACTGTTTAGTTACATTAGCATTTGCAGTAAAAGTAAGAACAAACACTTTTCAGGAAAGAGCTATGAtgatgtgtgatgttttgtggtATGTCAGTGTTGGAGCGGCTGCAGAGCTTCCTGCCTCAGATGGCTGAGGCCAATGAGAAGCTGAAGCAGCAGATTGATGAAGCTCCTGCTGGGCATTTTGACATAGAGAgtgtggaggaggcagagggggTCATAGAGATGGTGAGTGCCATTCTGCCTCTGTCTGGTAAACTGGAAAATTCCAGAAAtgaaatttacatttaataaccctttctttagttttttcaatattatttGTAGGATTTGTTTGAGTCATGTCATCATTTCTTCCTCTTGTCCTCAGGATGTAGCGCTTGTGGAGCTCAGCAGGTCTGACAGCAACTCTGAAGATGAAGAGCAGACTTTAGACTCTGAGGAGGAATCAGACGCTGGTGTGGAGAGCGGGATCACAGAGCAGAACCTCAGACTACCTGGAGACAAAGGCAAGAAGAACACAGCCAACATCCAGGTTCTCCATCAACAGAGACATTAgaaaatgcagcagcacagactTTAAGCtgcaaattgattttctttgcCATATGAGGTTATGTGGGTTGAACTGACCAATGACAAAACCTCTGCTCCATGTGAGGAGGGATTTAACCTacctcacagagacagagaacagGAAGCTCCTGCATGGTGACGGAGATCCTCCTCATCCCTATGGGAACAATAGTAAACATTAGGAAGACAGCAGGCGCGCTTCTGGTGTCCCTCAAAGCACTGTGCTCATGGAAGGGAATACTTAAAAAAGGCAGGAACttataaccaaaaaaatatgGTGTAAAAGAACCAGGTCCAGGCACTCAGGATGGTTTACTCCCTGAAGAAGGTGCAAGCTGATGGTCTATTTTAACGTTTCTAGCCCTGTGAATTATAATGGCCTTTTATCCTTTTCAAACCATCCTGCGTGCCTGGATCTGGATCTTTTACACCACAGATTTCTGGTTTTAAATTCCTGCCCTTTTTTAATGGTAAATATAATCTTGCACGTATAAAGTTCATAGCAGCAGAAGTGCCTTTGGATCCAGTAGAGTTGGGTCACCTTCCAGTATTGCCGGTCCAGTCCTATGTACAAGCTGAAACCAGTTTGGGTTATGCAAACCAGCTGAACTGGCATTTGTCCTTGTGTCACATTATCTCACATTCTGATAATTTTAGAAGTAACCTCAGTCACAG
This genomic interval from Plectropomus leopardus isolate mb chromosome 22, YSFRI_Pleo_2.0, whole genome shotgun sequence contains the following:
- the nopchap1 gene encoding uncharacterized protein C12orf45 homolog gives rise to the protein MDLDTKKPSSQALLSCGKREGLSEKLLLKPKAGRSLQTERVPRSRVLERLQSFLPQMAEANEKLKQQIDEAPAGHFDIESVEEAEGVIEMDVALVELSRSDSNSEDEEQTLDSEEESDAGVESGITEQNLRLPGDKGKKNTANIQVLHQQRH